A window from Mogibacterium neglectum encodes these proteins:
- a CDS encoding AMP-dependent synthetase/ligase has protein sequence MNDMRSTINSEAIANPFGANSFIEKKGSDCGRYWYKDIREITTLKDLLAGSVEKHSERPAFWVKEKRGGEYIPVSYEVLGHDVEAIGTMLLELVDNERRVAIIGEGSYEWIASYLAVMNAGLVLVPIDKELGGEEIKNLLDASNCHTVICSSECAPKLSNIITITDLIITEFYGDRVSLEDKPKTLLKDVTEFERAGRKVHLWRELLIKGEDKLEGGDTSFADAEIDPDEMAVILFTSGTTGTPKGVMLTHRNITVNIMDVCRVANIHPWDKTLSILPIHHTYECTLGMLLVLYRGASTAFCEGMKYIVKNMHEVENTVVIVVPRVLEMIHGRIMKTIKKSGKEKTFRRALKASRSARKFGVNVSRTLFKQIINELGGKLRLVITGAAALAPDICRDFEDFGIMVLQGYGMTECTPLITGTPQSASRTRYDKSGSVGVPVETGAVRIINPDENGIGEILFKGPNVMLGYYNLPESTNEVLEDGWLRTGDIGYFDADGWLFLTGRAKNVIVTNAGENIYPEEIEDYINRHPYISDSMVFASGKSEDVVAVQILPDKDEIKDELGSVPSDDELETLIKGVITELNMGLAPFRRIREVYVRKEDFVRTTTRKIKRQDNKLEDLK, from the coding sequence ATGAATGATATGAGAAGCACGATTAATAGTGAGGCTATAGCTAACCCGTTTGGAGCTAACTCGTTTATCGAGAAGAAAGGCTCGGATTGTGGTCGTTACTGGTACAAGGACATTCGAGAGATTACGACGCTCAAGGATCTTCTTGCTGGAAGCGTTGAAAAGCACAGTGAGAGACCCGCTTTTTGGGTAAAAGAAAAACGTGGTGGAGAATACATCCCCGTATCTTATGAGGTTCTAGGCCATGATGTCGAAGCCATTGGCACTATGCTGCTTGAGCTGGTAGATAATGAGAGACGCGTTGCGATCATTGGAGAGGGGAGCTATGAGTGGATAGCCTCCTATCTTGCTGTTATGAATGCAGGACTTGTTTTGGTTCCAATCGACAAAGAGCTCGGTGGAGAAGAGATAAAGAACCTTCTCGATGCGTCAAACTGCCATACGGTAATCTGTTCATCTGAATGTGCCCCTAAGCTCTCTAATATCATAACAATTACAGATCTTATAATCACAGAATTTTACGGCGATAGAGTATCGCTCGAGGATAAGCCAAAGACACTCCTTAAGGATGTGACTGAATTTGAAAGGGCTGGTAGGAAGGTTCACCTATGGAGAGAGCTGCTAATCAAGGGCGAGGATAAGCTTGAAGGAGGAGATACTTCTTTTGCGGATGCTGAAATAGATCCAGACGAAATGGCGGTAATTCTCTTCACTTCAGGGACTACAGGCACTCCTAAGGGAGTCATGCTAACTCATCGCAATATCACGGTAAATATCATGGATGTGTGCCGCGTGGCGAATATACATCCGTGGGATAAGACGCTTTCAATACTGCCAATTCACCACACTTATGAATGCACACTTGGAATGCTGCTCGTGCTGTATCGCGGAGCAAGTACCGCATTTTGTGAGGGCATGAAATACATAGTTAAGAATATGCATGAAGTTGAAAATACAGTCGTTATCGTAGTGCCGAGGGTTCTCGAGATGATTCACGGTCGCATCATGAAGACCATTAAGAAGTCAGGTAAGGAAAAGACTTTCAGGAGAGCCTTAAAGGCTAGCCGCAGCGCACGAAAGTTCGGTGTAAATGTGAGCAGAACTTTATTCAAGCAGATTATCAATGAACTCGGTGGCAAACTTAGGCTCGTAATCACAGGGGCTGCTGCGCTAGCACCAGATATCTGCAGGGACTTTGAAGACTTCGGAATCATGGTGCTTCAGGGATATGGTATGACCGAATGCACCCCTCTGATTACAGGTACACCTCAAAGTGCTTCTAGGACGAGGTATGATAAATCTGGTTCAGTAGGAGTCCCAGTGGAGACTGGAGCGGTACGCATAATCAACCCGGATGAAAACGGAATTGGTGAAATCCTGTTCAAAGGACCGAATGTAATGCTCGGATACTATAACCTTCCAGAGTCAACTAATGAGGTGCTTGAGGATGGATGGCTTAGAACGGGTGATATCGGATACTTCGATGCAGATGGATGGCTGTTTCTTACTGGACGCGCTAAGAATGTAATCGTAACGAATGCTGGAGAAAACATCTATCCTGAAGAGATTGAGGACTATATCAATAGACATCCGTACATATCCGATTCAATGGTATTTGCATCAGGTAAATCCGAGGATGTGGTTGCAGTTCAGATTCTCCCAGATAAAGATGAGATAAAGGATGAGCTCGGAAGTGTTCCGTCAGATGATGAGCTTGAAACGCTTATAAAGGGTGTTATCACAGAGCTAAATATGGGGCTCGCTCCGTTTAGGCGAATCCGTGAGGTTTACGTCCGCAAGGAAGATTTCGTGAGAACGACTACGCGCAAGATCAAACGCCAGGATAATAAGCTGGAGGATTTGAAGTAG
- a CDS encoding LPXTG cell wall anchor domain-containing protein, translated as MKNLARYVLSITLSVILVFSAIPSVVVHADDNQALQGAGKHPISKTPEGWYDLREVLLMFLENSFKNKEEVKAEYEKLTRLDGDILLGTDTQHKEIKSVNINDTMNFTGTLKVDVIKKAVGMITPGVGAYAKLEGVSSRFVAEFVIPDGMIYSKILTKDNVKLKNAKDIFEVTDVKVEGQKVTVMMEFVDPALKKANKENKPYIVRDLNNALNKVGCQLEITIPGIKFDKTKVKAGDVLTVKGVLSGNYKMERLVTAHYDPRMKTLRNEYLKDPSKVEKFKNVMPAEYQEYQNQVKNLTKAVGDIQKLADEVKALRDEFNKFVADNREVIDRYLNNDPYDKTLYENYSDEKNFKFPTDEPFKMMTERLYNRYYQHDGHSDMDYGNKAANRPAKAYSLYGEINLLGNNIAKVPKLYKYWSRNISDEQKAKDKPVIDKLEEMSKRATAFGNDEEGRLYELGSREFEARDTIVDIYIDGFALQEILTNPQYGGIKYENASDYSKIFIGWDAVQSEAGRDSVLENDTNADKKAIQLTVKVTDNKTKNPSKITGKKSPRTGDETNLTLYAVGILVALGGTIALTSIKRRKTR; from the coding sequence ATGAAGAATTTGGCAAGATACGTGTTAAGTATCACATTAAGTGTAATTCTAGTCTTTTCGGCAATACCGTCAGTAGTAGTGCATGCTGATGACAATCAGGCATTACAGGGAGCCGGAAAACACCCTATAAGTAAAACCCCTGAAGGCTGGTATGACCTAAGAGAAGTGCTTTTAATGTTTTTAGAAAATTCCTTTAAAAATAAAGAGGAAGTTAAGGCTGAGTATGAGAAACTCACTCGACTGGATGGAGATATTCTGCTGGGTACGGATACGCAGCATAAGGAAATCAAGTCTGTAAACATCAATGATACTATGAACTTTACAGGAACTTTGAAGGTTGATGTTATTAAAAAGGCAGTGGGGATGATAACCCCAGGAGTTGGTGCTTACGCAAAGCTTGAAGGCGTAAGCAGCCGGTTCGTGGCAGAATTTGTTATTCCGGACGGAATGATTTACAGCAAAATACTTACCAAAGATAATGTGAAACTAAAAAATGCGAAAGACATATTTGAAGTTACGGATGTAAAGGTAGAGGGTCAAAAAGTTACAGTGATGATGGAATTTGTTGATCCGGCACTTAAGAAAGCGAATAAAGAAAATAAACCATATATTGTCAGAGATCTAAATAATGCGTTAAATAAGGTCGGATGCCAGTTAGAAATTACTATTCCGGGGATTAAGTTTGACAAAACGAAGGTGAAAGCTGGAGATGTTTTGACAGTAAAGGGAGTACTGTCCGGGAATTATAAAATGGAAAGACTTGTTACCGCTCATTATGACCCAAGAATGAAAACCTTACGAAACGAATATTTAAAAGATCCGTCAAAAGTAGAGAAGTTTAAAAATGTTATGCCTGCTGAATACCAAGAGTATCAAAACCAGGTAAAAAATCTTACCAAAGCCGTAGGAGATATTCAAAAGCTCGCTGATGAAGTAAAGGCACTAAGGGATGAATTCAATAAATTTGTTGCTGATAACAGAGAGGTGATTGACAGATACCTTAATAACGATCCTTATGATAAAACTCTCTACGAAAATTATTCTGACGAAAAGAATTTTAAATTTCCTACTGATGAACCTTTTAAGATGATGACGGAGAGGCTTTATAACAGATATTACCAGCACGACGGTCATTCTGACATGGATTACGGCAACAAGGCAGCAAACAGACCTGCAAAAGCATATTCTTTATATGGAGAGATTAATTTATTAGGAAATAATATCGCTAAAGTTCCAAAATTATATAAGTATTGGAGCAGAAATATAAGCGATGAACAAAAGGCCAAGGATAAGCCCGTAATTGATAAACTCGAAGAGATGTCAAAGCGAGCAACTGCATTCGGAAATGATGAAGAGGGAAGATTATATGAACTTGGATCGCGAGAATTTGAAGCACGCGATACTATTGTCGATATATACATTGACGGGTTTGCTTTACAAGAGATTTTGACAAATCCTCAATATGGCGGAATAAAGTATGAGAATGCTTCAGACTACTCTAAGATATTTATAGGGTGGGATGCGGTTCAATCGGAAGCCGGAAGAGATTCCGTTCTTGAAAATGATACGAATGCAGATAAAAAAGCGATACAGCTTACAGTTAAAGTAACTGATAATAAAACAAAAAATCCGAGTAAAATTACAGGCAAGAAGTCTCCTAGAACAGGCGATGAAACAAATCTAACCCTCTATGCAGTAGGTATATTGGTTGCATTAGGAGGTACAATTGCTTTAACTTCTATCAAAAGAAGAAAAACTAGATAG
- a CDS encoding basic amino acid ABC transporter substrate-binding protein: MKKTIGKVLALMMCLVMAGALSACGSKDKVYKVSTEPTYPPFDTTNKNGDIVGFDMDLMKAIAKDQGFKVEFESLEFDALIPALKSDSTDIVIAGMNVTPERAKQVAFSDPYYKTGIVLLVKKDNTSITGWDNFTSGSGIKVAAQTGTSQADIAAQLKKEGKVSKSVILNQNTTALQQLGNGDVDAVLVDKPVAVDIVASQGDKYKIVGDIKPDSVADVAIAVKTDNKELLKKINKGLKHLKENGTYDKLAKKWKIEQ; the protein is encoded by the coding sequence ATGAAAAAGACTATTGGAAAGGTTTTGGCACTTATGATGTGCCTGGTTATGGCGGGAGCACTTTCAGCATGTGGTAGTAAGGACAAGGTGTACAAGGTGTCAACTGAACCGACATACCCTCCATTTGACACAACGAATAAGAATGGTGACATCGTAGGATTTGATATGGATCTTATGAAGGCTATTGCGAAGGATCAGGGCTTCAAGGTTGAGTTTGAATCGCTCGAGTTCGACGCGCTAATTCCAGCTCTCAAGTCTGACAGCACAGATATAGTAATCGCAGGTATGAACGTAACACCTGAACGTGCTAAGCAGGTAGCTTTCTCTGATCCATATTACAAGACAGGAATCGTTTTACTTGTAAAGAAAGACAATACAAGCATAACAGGTTGGGACAACTTTACATCAGGAAGTGGGATCAAGGTGGCAGCGCAGACTGGTACTTCTCAGGCTGATATAGCAGCGCAGCTTAAGAAGGAAGGCAAAGTATCCAAATCAGTTATCCTAAACCAGAACACAACAGCGCTTCAGCAGCTTGGAAATGGTGACGTTGACGCAGTTCTTGTGGACAAGCCTGTTGCTGTAGATATCGTTGCTTCGCAGGGTGATAAGTACAAAATAGTAGGGGATATAAAGCCTGACAGCGTTGCTGATGTTGCGATTGCAGTTAAGACCGATAACAAGGAGCTTCTTAAGAAAATTAACAAGGGGTTAAAGCATCTCAAGGAAAACGGCACCTACGACAAACTCGCTAAGAAGTGGAAGATAGAGCAGTAG
- a CDS encoding SLC13 family permease yields the protein MKILVITMFILMYVVMIFFQKFRVHAALTSAAVFLIAGVMSASTAIQSVNWNILLMISGTMILVHYFIDSKMPNKLADVLLDKSKNMMMVIIFMSLFSGFISAFVDNVATVLMVAPVGLAICRKLDVSPVPMTLSIAVSSNLQGAATLVGDTTSMMLASYAKMDFSSFFVFHGKPGIFFAVELGALSTVPVMMILFRKYRQPVAAEEYTEVKNLVPTYMLVGLVVTLIFVSFFPNKPDITNGVICITFAVISIIFDYAKRRDGDRAIAALKDADIETLLLLFGLFIVIAGLTEVGVIKDLSDLIVRTGGSNMFLLYTIIVWGSILISAFVDNIPYVATMLPVLQGVTATLGVDPTLLYLGILCGATLGGNLTPVGASANITAVGILRKNGEIVTFAEFMKIGVPFTLTAATVGYVFIWVIYG from the coding sequence ATGAAAATTTTAGTAATTACGATGTTTATACTCATGTACGTCGTGATGATCTTCTTCCAGAAGTTCCGCGTACATGCCGCCCTGACTTCAGCAGCGGTTTTCTTAATAGCTGGCGTTATGTCTGCCAGTACCGCGATTCAGTCTGTGAACTGGAATATCTTGTTGATGATTTCCGGTACGATGATTCTCGTGCACTACTTTATCGACTCCAAGATGCCGAATAAGCTCGCAGACGTACTCCTTGATAAGTCCAAAAACATGATGATGGTAATAATCTTTATGTCGCTATTCTCCGGATTTATCTCTGCGTTTGTGGATAATGTCGCGACTGTACTCATGGTAGCTCCTGTCGGACTAGCCATCTGCCGCAAGCTCGATGTATCACCAGTTCCGATGACGCTGTCGATTGCAGTTTCCTCGAACCTCCAAGGGGCAGCTACGCTCGTTGGGGATACTACTTCGATGATGCTCGCTTCGTATGCAAAGATGGATTTCTCATCATTCTTCGTATTCCACGGCAAGCCAGGAATCTTCTTTGCCGTAGAACTCGGGGCTCTCTCAACAGTGCCTGTTATGATGATTCTATTTAGAAAGTATAGGCAACCTGTTGCAGCTGAGGAATATACAGAAGTTAAAAACCTAGTTCCGACATATATGCTGGTAGGGCTAGTAGTGACTCTTATATTCGTGTCGTTCTTCCCGAACAAGCCAGATATAACTAACGGCGTTATATGTATAACCTTTGCGGTCATTTCTATCATTTTCGATTATGCAAAAAGGCGCGATGGCGACCGTGCAATTGCAGCTTTGAAGGATGCGGACATCGAGACGCTGCTGTTATTATTCGGACTATTTATAGTAATTGCAGGACTCACTGAAGTAGGCGTTATCAAAGATTTGTCTGACCTTATCGTGCGGACCGGCGGAAGCAACATGTTCCTCCTATACACGATTATCGTATGGGGATCGATTCTGATTTCGGCTTTCGTCGACAATATCCCGTATGTTGCAACTATGCTTCCTGTACTTCAAGGTGTAACTGCAACGCTAGGAGTCGATCCTACTCTGCTCTATCTTGGTATACTCTGCGGAGCAACGCTAGGCGGTAACCTCACTCCGGTCGGGGCATCTGCGAATATAACGGCGGTAGGCATTTTAAGGAAGAATGGAGAGATCGTAACCTTTGCGGAATTTATGAAAATCGGAGTGCCGTTTACGTTGACGGCGGCTACAGTCGGATATGTATTTATCTGGGTTATATACGGCTAG
- a CDS encoding zinc ribbon domain-containing protein, translated as MFCSNCGNEVAEGAKFCSVCGARLSLDAEPSVHEHTAFSSSDREGNMMDKRESSTKFDFDFGSEDLEIKEPKKKTSSVSFDWSSVIEESHKKPIKKIRSPWETTGIDDEETEASTQSFSSVNNSWDRHKTAEPVQKAEESDSLEEILKRDSAAAPTSGRGRTMNFIEVMKQEKEEREKAAKEAEEASFSADSDFRGSILPNEEREHTQGYTELKDDIIAGLEEQASDMDEKEASHRLDVASADFDEYLNARRKSHEEMFQAEPPHNFVDDMVHVSASDTKDEFKLPEDDFETELSAFISRHEDSDKEDAHAEQSDDDLFNFDVDIEETDEDEETVSQYLDYVKPSRVSRAQERAEAEAFDFDDEDDDDEPETFSYDELTDDNKETETDYELEPEDEPTEEADDFVFGDDDIDVPYEESVNYSELYMNEESEKAEKSVTSESSDVVDSHNIEKEPASEVSEDSAEPKKSAEPAAIETTEEPVSKPSAMEPVAVATETADAASAPAEKTEDAELAAAKAIENEIANLQKRLAELLGKDPSETVELPARDVVSAEELVQEPVQAKAKAEEGTETATTEAGARSDLTKLESELAALGFDTIDDEPDEEADMLFSAEDVADANTSAVEDNNEDLNQEEVMSIDDLQKDLFGTDVDDAGMEATRKIDKFYTLYRKNEEFQQLLDEEYKKLQDGSADYTLMEDVLAEYQDEENTEEIPVEAHHETVEAAVKTESAKLEAAKKDVGSELSNSANVTEPITAATTLVSSPAQAAINTASKASNVAPSVVDDDDEESRKGGVLTVIAVIVAILLVLLLVVILILNFAPDSSVAQRISGVIGKFTNFASLGDNSELLL; from the coding sequence ATGTTCTGTAGCAATTGTGGCAACGAAGTAGCAGAAGGCGCTAAGTTTTGCAGTGTATGTGGTGCAAGATTAAGCCTTGATGCAGAACCGTCAGTACACGAACATACAGCGTTTAGTTCGTCGGATAGAGAAGGAAATATGATGGACAAGAGAGAATCTTCTACGAAGTTCGACTTTGATTTCGGATCTGAGGATCTAGAGATTAAGGAGCCTAAGAAGAAAACAAGTTCGGTTTCTTTTGATTGGAGCTCTGTAATTGAAGAGAGCCATAAGAAACCTATTAAGAAAATCAGATCCCCATGGGAGACAACTGGGATTGATGACGAAGAGACTGAAGCTTCTACGCAGTCGTTCAGTTCAGTTAATAATTCTTGGGATAGACACAAGACGGCTGAACCTGTACAAAAGGCTGAGGAGTCAGATTCTCTCGAGGAGATTCTTAAGCGCGATTCCGCAGCTGCTCCGACATCTGGTCGCGGACGCACTATGAACTTCATCGAGGTTATGAAGCAGGAAAAAGAAGAGCGAGAGAAGGCTGCAAAGGAAGCTGAAGAAGCATCCTTTTCGGCTGACTCTGATTTTAGAGGGTCCATTCTTCCTAATGAAGAAAGAGAACACACTCAGGGATATACAGAGCTTAAGGACGATATCATCGCTGGGCTAGAGGAACAAGCAAGTGACATGGATGAAAAGGAAGCATCGCATAGACTCGATGTAGCTTCTGCGGATTTTGATGAGTATCTAAATGCTCGCCGCAAGTCACACGAAGAAATGTTCCAGGCAGAGCCACCACACAACTTTGTCGATGATATGGTTCATGTATCTGCGTCGGATACGAAGGATGAGTTCAAGCTTCCAGAAGATGATTTTGAGACAGAGCTTTCTGCATTTATCAGTAGACATGAGGATTCTGACAAGGAAGATGCTCATGCTGAACAATCAGACGATGATTTATTCAACTTCGATGTTGATATTGAAGAAACAGACGAAGATGAAGAGACTGTAAGCCAGTATCTCGACTACGTGAAGCCAAGTAGGGTTTCACGTGCACAGGAGCGCGCAGAAGCTGAGGCATTTGATTTCGATGATGAGGATGACGATGATGAACCAGAGACATTCTCGTATGATGAACTTACAGATGATAATAAAGAGACAGAGACTGACTATGAACTTGAGCCTGAAGATGAGCCTACAGAAGAAGCAGATGATTTTGTATTCGGTGATGATGATATAGATGTTCCATACGAGGAATCTGTCAACTACTCTGAGCTATATATGAATGAAGAGTCAGAAAAGGCTGAAAAGTCAGTGACATCAGAATCTTCCGATGTAGTTGATTCGCACAATATAGAAAAAGAACCGGCTTCAGAAGTTTCCGAAGATTCTGCTGAGCCAAAGAAATCAGCAGAGCCAGCAGCTATAGAGACTACTGAGGAACCAGTTTCAAAACCATCAGCTATGGAGCCAGTAGCTGTAGCTACAGAAACCGCAGACGCAGCTTCAGCACCTGCTGAGAAGACTGAGGATGCCGAGTTAGCCGCTGCAAAGGCTATAGAAAACGAAATTGCAAATCTACAGAAGCGCCTAGCGGAACTTCTCGGAAAGGACCCTTCCGAAACCGTTGAGCTGCCGGCAAGAGATGTCGTTTCTGCCGAAGAACTCGTGCAGGAGCCTGTACAGGCAAAGGCAAAGGCTGAAGAAGGAACTGAAACAGCTACCACAGAGGCAGGAGCTCGCTCAGATTTAACGAAATTAGAGTCAGAATTAGCTGCATTAGGATTCGATACAATCGATGATGAGCCAGATGAAGAAGCTGATATGCTATTCTCGGCAGAAGATGTGGCAGATGCTAATACTTCAGCTGTGGAGGACAATAATGAGGATTTGAACCAGGAAGAGGTTATGTCGATTGATGACTTACAGAAGGACCTCTTTGGTACAGATGTTGACGATGCAGGGATGGAGGCAACTCGTAAGATAGATAAGTTCTACACTCTCTATCGTAAGAATGAAGAGTTCCAGCAGCTTCTCGATGAGGAGTATAAGAAGCTGCAAGATGGAAGTGCAGACTATACGCTTATGGAGGATGTGCTAGCTGAGTACCAGGATGAGGAGAATACCGAGGAGATTCCAGTTGAAGCTCATCATGAGACAGTTGAAGCTGCAGTTAAGACTGAGTCAGCTAAGCTTGAGGCAGCGAAGAAGGATGTAGGGTCAGAACTCAGCAACAGCGCTAATGTTACTGAACCTATTACTGCTGCTACAACTCTGGTTAGTTCGCCAGCTCAGGCTGCGATTAATACGGCAAGCAAGGCAAGTAATGTAGCGCCGTCTGTAGTCGACGATGATGATGAAGAGTCACGCAAGGGCGGAGTTCTTACGGTAATTGCAGTTATCGTAGCAATCTTGCTAGTTCTGTTATTAGTAGTAATACTGATACTCAACTTTGCTCCAGATAGCAGTGTCGCACAGCGAATCAGCGGAGTGATTGGAAAGTTTACAAATTTCGCATCGCTGGGTGATAATTCTGAATTGCTACTATAA